DNA from Prunus persica cultivar Lovell chromosome G6, Prunus_persica_NCBIv2, whole genome shotgun sequence:
TCTCAGTCTCTATGTAAGGTTAAGTTAGGTACTAGTAATGTTTATGGCTCAAGTCTCTCTGACTTGAATGCTGGAATCCTCCTGTGTGTGATAGACGAAAACGGTGACTCCATATTACAGAGGATGCCCTCGAGTTTGATAACAGATCATTCTACAGAGTCAGAGGATGGCATACTTCACTTTCAACGAGGTTCTGTTGATGAGTTCACCTTTGAGGGACCTAAACTTGGAAAAGTTGAAGCCGTTTGGATCAGTCTTGAATCAGGTAGTCTTTACTAGAATTAGTTTAGCATCTGGAGGCCAAGTATAAGGCTATAAGCCGCTGAACACTTTTATAATAGCAGATTCACTATTTGTAGTCCtgtctctatatatatgtgtactAGTTCAATTTCTGTAGAATCAGAAAGTGTGAGCTAAAAAAACTGGCTTTACCCATGTTTGACCAAATCATGCTAACAATTGTTCTTTAAACCCTCCAAGGTCAGGCCAATGGAGGTTAGGAAGTGTGAGCTTGACCGTTATTTGTGGGCAACAAAGTTCTTTGGAGGAAAAAGATGGAGAAAAACTTCAGTATATTGGTTTCAATTACAACTTTGAGGTTGATGATATCTTGCTGGGGGAGGGAAGTGATAGTTCCATGGTGGAACTTAGACCTTGCCTTGTCACCAAGCTATCTGGGGTTGACCCTTTCACTGTCTTCAATAAAAGCATCCCTGAATCAACTATGCTTGTGGGCCGTGGGATATCAAACGAGGAAACCATGAGAGAATATGAAGATTTGAAGTTATCTTTGCTACTTTACGATGCCATGCTGATCTTTGTTGGTACATCAGTCGCATCCTTCTCAGCGGGGGAAGAGGTGAGTTTTGCGTTTTTAACTGGTGGGATTGGCGGCTTCTTGTATCTGCTGCTACTGCAAAGGTCTGTTGATGGATTACCTGCTCCAGAATTGACTTCCAGTAACACAGGAAGGCCCAACCAAATCTTTGGAGGATCTAAGGGCCGAATATTTGTTCTTGCATTGGCGATTGGTTTTGCTTTATTCACAGTGAAGTATGGCTCGGGGGATGCCCCCATGGAATTCACACCTAAGGAACTCATGGCTGGGATGATCGGATTTCTTGCATGTAAAGTTGCTGTGGTGTTGGCAGCAGTTAAGCCCATGCGAATTAGTCTAAAGATAAACGAGTGATATATCATCTCTGTTTCCACTTTGAGGAAGAACGAGAGAGGTGGAAAGATTTACAAACTTGTATAGGACCTTCAATGGAGACAACCCAGCTGTATTGCATATATTAGGCAAAAGAGCTGCAGATTATTACACTCAAGTAACACATCATTAAAGTTAATAGAACGAAAATTGTTCTGTTCTTAGAATTCACTGTTGAACTATTTTTTTACCCACTTGTTTTCATCTGGCCAACGTTAAGTTGCTCGATCGGTACATCAAATATAAAACCAAACTTGTTTCTTCCGACAAAAGCAGTGAAACATGTCATGGAAACACGTTGTTCTCCATGTCAATATTAAGTTAATGAAGATGCACATGCATGGAAGATGTGTTTCATCAGTCAAAGattgcattattttttaacaTAGTTATTTTATATGTTACTTCATCAGCATACAACAGCGCTGTTATGCATCAACTTCTTGCTTTAATTTATCTTCATTGTCCCATCCTCTCCACCCCGAGAAAATTCTGGATCAACTCATGCCATTTCATGAGCAAATAATACTTTGATATTGGACAGATTTGAGATCcaacattattttatatatgatcTTTCCCAATTCCAATATATGTGCTCCCCAAAGAGAATACATACTGTTGTGGAACCTTTGCTGCCATGGCCATGACAGCAAGGCCAGGCCCTGGTTGTTCCCCTTTCCTCCAGCTagcaaaaaattattaatgctCTGTTTCAGCATTGTCAACAAAAGTGGAGAAAAATTGAAAGCTAgattttgaaatatgaaaatattatgTATCTGTTTTGCAACGATTTTGAAATGAAAGCCCTGCATCTTGACATCTGAAATCTTAAGATGATCTCCAATTCAATCTTCCCCAATGCAAAGTTAAAAGTGTTATATCCCAAGTCAATAACtggccaaaagaaagaacTACATGGTCAATTTTGTCacttattcctttttttttttttttttggaaaaattagAAGGGGTAAAACTCACACACAAGCGTACTATGGGAGTTTGAATCCAAAACCACTTGAGAACACACCAAAACCTGGACCAATTCAACTAACACCCCATTGGCCAAACCTCTCATTGTTTTTTATCTCCAATGTCAGGAGATGTTTAGCAATTATAATTAAGTATTTTCCAGGCCTACTTTAGCATACTTCTCATACAAAATGACGACAATTTAATCTGTTTCATCATTGTTTTTTACACATGTTTATTTAACTAGTGTGGGAATCTCTTCCACATAAGCACCCTAAATCTAAACATCGCTCCAGgacaaaacaccaaaaaaagcACCAAGGAGATTTAAGGGGTATCTTATGCTTATAAAGATTCTATTTTGAGATTACACAACAAGACAGTCTGCAACAATGCTTGGGTAGATAAGCTTAAAGACAACACTTCCACTTTGTAAAACACGTCACTTCCTCCCACCCAACAAGGTTGTTGTATTTAAGTTATGTTTGTTAGTTGACACTGTATTATCTAccataactttttattttaaaccaGAAAGAGGTAAAACTTATCAGAAACATATTTTGGCCTTTCAAAATTACCATACAAAAAAATGTAACATTTGTAAATAAATTGAGGTAAAAAAGTCTTGAACATAATATCCAAGGCCGTTGCAGTAGTGGGCCAGACCTGCATAACAGTCAACAAAGTACATCCAAATCTCCTAGCTACAGTAGGATACCACATGAAAGAGAGGTATTTAAATGCAGAGGAGGTGTTCATACATTATTTCATATTCTCAATCTTTCTTTctagaccttttttttttttttgtttgggtaaagaaataaaagaaattgccAAATGTGTTCAACATTTTCCCTCGCAGCAAAGACTTACATTAGAGAGAGCAATGGAATTCGACATCGAAAATCCATGGTCACAGCAAAAAGAGCTGAAGTGATTACAGCTCCCAAGCAAAGAAGCAGACCTGTTTTTCCTGAGTTATCAATACAAGGCATTCCTATTGATGATTTACATGTACAAGAAATTGTTCAAAGGCAGTCTCAGACTTACAGCATGGACAGAGAAGGCGGCCGCAGAAAGCCACAGTTCTGTCCTAGCTTTCTTGAAGAAGCATATGAAAGGTGCAGGAACATTTGTGCAGAATATGCTAAGACATTCTATCTAGGTCCAACTTCATTAcccttattttttcttcccaacaaatttttttaactgcATTCTAATTAGTGATCACTTTTTTCATGAATATGAGATTCAATTCTGGTGCACTCTCTTGATGCAGGCACTTTACTAATGACAGAGGAGCGTCAAAAGGCAATATGGGCAATCTACGGTAAGAATTATAACTTCAAGTTCTTATATAGTAGCCAGTgttggaagaaaaatcatgTTCATAAATGAAGGTTAATATGTTTGTAATGTAAACAAGCAACTATAAGTTTAATCTTTTGGAAATCGAATGCAGTTTGGTGTAGAAGAACAGATGAACTGGTGGATGGCCCCAATTCTGTCTACATGAGCTCTGAAGTTCTTGATAGATGGGAAGAGAGGCTGCAAGACATTTTCGAAGGACGGCCTTACGACATGCTTGATGCTGCATTAACACACACAGTTTTCAGTTTCCCCTTAGACATCAAGGTGGGTGCTTAGAGAATATCCCattaaattcaagaaaatGATTCCTTGTAAAAGTGGTAGCAGCCATTTTCATCTGATAGAATATCCTTGTTGTGACCAAAGCCTTTCAGAGACATGATCGAGGGTATGAGAATGGACACAAGAAAATGTCGCTACCAGAATTTTCAAGAGCTTTATCTTTACTGCTACTACGTGGCAGGGACGGTCGGCCTAATGAGTGTTCCTGTGATGGGAATTGCACCAGATTCTCTGATTTCTGCTCAAAGCACATATGATGCTGCACTATATCTGGGCATCGGAAATCAACTCACAAACATCCTTAGAGATGTGGGGGAAGAGTAGGTTTCTTTAACATGTACTAATTGAtcattttcagtttcttcattCACTTTGTCTCTCTGATcaattttttatgttcttctttttttctagtGCTATGAGAGGGAGAGTTTATCTTCCCCAAGATGAGCTAGCACAGTTCGGGTTAGGCGATAACGACGTTTTCTCAAGAAAGGTGACTGGTCAGTGGAGAGAGTTCATGAAAGAACAGATTACAAGAGCAAGGTTCTATTTCAACCTGGCAGAGGAGGGAGCTTCTCAGCTTGACAAGGCTAGCCGTTGGCCGGTATATACCTCTTCCTtccataattatatttttttaatcatctTGCGTAGCAGTTGAAGGTTCAATTCAATTACCAAAGAACCAAGGTGTGGATCATTTCAGAGGCTAGAAAACAAACCATTGCACTTCAAAGAAAACGTCAACTAATAGaatacacaaacacaaacaacaaaaacgAATGTGGTGTTGTTTTGCCTGTTTGACGTTTATATATGCTGCTTTCAACTTGTGCGGGTTGAAAAACATAGTGTATCcatcaacaaagaaaagtttattattctgatgatgatgatgtacttttgttttgcaggtaTGGTCATCGCTACTGATTTATCGTAACATCTT
Protein-coding regions in this window:
- the LOC18774306 gene encoding uncharacterized protein LOC18774306; the protein is MRLPSATESLYKLYFIVSQRVSETAAMESISLTHAFSATNHSFRWRRKRNPEKPFHSQRFHLHKPTGRLQKINSKHSDFQDLKGYAKPSRLLPATEVKVCTDNSVVKAFSSLSDDGSQSLCKVKLGTSNVYGSSLSDLNAGILLCVIDENGDSILQRMPSSLITDHSTESEDGILHFQRGSVDEFTFEGPKLGKVEAVWISLESGQWRLGSVSLTVICGQQSSLEEKDGEKLQYIGFNYNFEVDDILLGEGSDSSMVELRPCLVTKLSGVDPFTVFNKSIPESTMLVGRGISNEETMREYEDLKLSLLLYDAMLIFVGTSVASFSAGEEVSFAFLTGGIGGFLYLLLLQRSVDGLPAPELTSSNTGRPNQIFGGSKGRIFVLALAIGFALFTVKYGSGDAPMEFTPKELMAGMIGFLACKVAVVLAAVKPMRISLKINE
- the LOC18772561 gene encoding phytoene synthase 2, chloroplastic, yielding MCSTFSLAAKTYIRESNGIRHRKSMVTAKRAEVITAPKQRSRPVFPELSIQGIPIDDLHVQEIVQRQSQTYSMDREGGRRKPQFCPSFLEEAYERCRNICAEYAKTFYLGTLLMTEERQKAIWAIYVWCRRTDELVDGPNSVYMSSEVLDRWEERLQDIFEGRPYDMLDAALTHTVFSFPLDIKPFRDMIEGMRMDTRKCRYQNFQELYLYCYYVAGTVGLMSVPVMGIAPDSLISAQSTYDAALYLGIGNQLTNILRDVGEDAMRGRVYLPQDELAQFGLGDNDVFSRKVTGQWREFMKEQITRARFYFNLAEEGASQLDKASRWPVWSSLLIYRNILDAIEDNDYDNLTKRAYVRRAKKLLMLPLAYSRSLSTSSLLSQQHKNVRSTKSF